The proteins below are encoded in one region of Chloroflexota bacterium:
- a CDS encoding carboxymuconolactone decarboxylase family protein, with amino-acid sequence MNDLHSAPTMIHSWPEMYERLQELIPYLGREAAGPMSGFAVLHKKALASGALPGHIKELIALGISVSSRCDGCIAYHVHDALGAGATRAEILEAIGVAVMMGGGPAVIYGAKALEALDQFQLSAA; translated from the coding sequence ATGAACGATCTGCATTCCGCGCCGACCATGATCCATAGCTGGCCGGAAATGTACGAGCGGCTCCAGGAGCTGATTCCATATCTGGGCCGAGAGGCCGCAGGGCCGATGTCCGGCTTCGCCGTTCTGCACAAGAAGGCGCTGGCCAGCGGCGCGCTCCCGGGCCACATAAAAGAGTTGATCGCCCTGGGGATATCCGTGTCGTCGCGCTGCGACGGCTGCATTGCGTACCACGTGCACGACGCGCTGGGAGCCGGCGCGACGCGGGCCGAGATCTTGGAAGCGATCGGCGTCGCCGTGATGATGGGCGGCGGGCCGGCGGTCATCTACGGAGCGAAAGCGCTGGAGGCGCTGGACCAGTTCCAACTGTCGGCGGCCTGA
- a CDS encoding HPF/RaiA family ribosome-associated protein has product MALERIVRTSGFSLSDAEDRKIQHHLARLEQRLAHHPAPTATLAFTAHRATKRIGLHLRVQLGPLGGGLVSRQNAESADRAVSLAVDDIERQLERRHAGQRGEPTFGVPSRRLPASLRPSQFSPAHAARVAEAEDVEEKEAIQEDLA; this is encoded by the coding sequence ATGGCCCTCGAAAGAATCGTTCGAACGAGCGGGTTCAGCCTGAGCGACGCCGAGGATCGAAAAATCCAGCACCATCTCGCGCGACTCGAGCAGCGACTCGCCCACCACCCAGCTCCGACCGCAACCCTCGCCTTTACCGCTCATCGGGCGACCAAGCGGATCGGCCTCCACCTGCGCGTGCAGCTCGGGCCGCTTGGCGGCGGGCTGGTGAGCCGCCAGAACGCCGAATCCGCCGACCGGGCCGTGAGCCTCGCGGTGGACGACATCGAACGCCAGCTCGAGCGGCGACACGCAGGCCAGCGAGGAGAGCCGACGTTTGGCGTCCCCAGCCGCCGGCTCCCCGCAAGCCTCCGCCCGTCGCAGTTCAGCCCCGCGCACGCCGCACGAGTGGCCGAAGCGGAGGACGTAGAGGAGAAGGAAGCGATTCAGGAGGACCTCGCCTGA
- a CDS encoding ATP-binding protein — protein MTTAGRQPSTEEHRVGDRTSEEDTLVEGEPRAPFFPEAPTTIDETGMPNAFLLDHAIRILYQATELTGYEIAERMALPFYGVVAPLLETLRHDHEIEVKSQRGIGDAGYLYGIVERGINHAHAAAERLNYLGPTPVPVSKYVESVLAQSVRGVVVTQENIRRAFADLILKDDILDMIGPAVNSGASLFLFGFPGNGKTAIAERITKLMGDRIFIPHAVEADGAVITVFDAVNHTPAEDVDASGQPVKATWDARWVRIERPIVMVGGELTMPSLDLRFNPVGKYYEAPLQMKANGGMFLIDDFGRQMIRPQDLLNRWIVPLEKRIDFLNLLTGKKLAIPFEELIVFSTNLDPADLVDEAFLRRIKFKINVVDPDEEQFHTIFRMVCRQRGIEFDEHAFEYLLNAWYRPARGQPLRMCHPRDIVDQLIAIAKYRMVKPELSRELLDAACGSYFVTVSGPRVGRPAVTVRPVAA, from the coding sequence ATGACCACGGCCGGTAGACAGCCGTCAACCGAAGAGCACCGGGTCGGGGACAGGACCTCCGAGGAAGACACCCTCGTAGAAGGGGAGCCGCGGGCCCCATTCTTCCCGGAAGCGCCCACGACAATCGACGAGACCGGGATGCCCAACGCCTTCCTCCTCGACCATGCGATCCGCATCCTGTATCAGGCCACCGAGCTGACCGGCTACGAAATCGCCGAGCGGATGGCGCTGCCGTTTTATGGCGTGGTGGCGCCGCTTCTCGAGACCCTCCGACACGACCACGAGATCGAAGTGAAGAGCCAGCGCGGCATCGGCGATGCCGGCTACCTTTACGGGATCGTCGAACGGGGTATCAATCACGCTCACGCGGCCGCGGAGCGGTTGAACTATCTCGGGCCCACGCCAGTTCCGGTGAGCAAGTACGTTGAGTCGGTTCTTGCCCAGTCCGTCCGAGGCGTCGTCGTCACGCAGGAGAATATCCGCCGAGCGTTCGCGGACCTGATCCTCAAGGACGATATTCTCGACATGATTGGGCCAGCCGTGAACTCCGGCGCATCACTGTTCCTCTTTGGCTTCCCGGGCAACGGCAAGACGGCTATCGCCGAGCGGATCACGAAGCTCATGGGGGACCGAATCTTCATCCCTCACGCTGTCGAGGCAGACGGAGCCGTGATCACGGTGTTCGACGCCGTCAATCACACGCCCGCGGAGGACGTCGACGCCAGCGGGCAGCCAGTCAAGGCAACGTGGGACGCGCGCTGGGTGAGGATCGAGCGACCGATTGTGATGGTCGGCGGCGAGCTGACCATGCCCAGCCTCGACCTGCGCTTCAACCCCGTCGGCAAGTACTATGAGGCGCCGTTACAGATGAAGGCGAACGGGGGCATGTTTCTCATCGACGACTTCGGTCGGCAGATGATTCGACCTCAGGACCTGCTGAACCGATGGATCGTGCCGCTGGAGAAACGCATCGACTTCCTCAACCTCCTGACCGGTAAGAAGCTCGCCATTCCCTTCGAGGAGTTGATCGTCTTCTCGACGAACCTCGATCCCGCCGATCTGGTGGACGAAGCCTTCCTGCGACGGATCAAGTTCAAGATCAACGTCGTCGATCCAGACGAGGAGCAGTTCCACACGATCTTTCGTATGGTCTGCAGGCAGAGAGGGATCGAGTTCGATGAGCATGCGTTCGAGTACCTGCTGAACGCGTGGTATCGTCCGGCGAGAGGGCAGCCGCTGCGCATGTGCCATCCGAGGGACATCGTCGATCAGCTCATCGCCATCGCGAAGTATCGAATGGTGAAGCCTGAGCTGAGCCGAGAGCTTCTGGACGCGGCCTGCGGCTCGTACTTCGTCACGGTTTCCGGCCCGCGCGTGGGCCGTCCCGCGGTCACCGTTCGGCCCGTGGCGGCCTGA
- a CDS encoding adenylate/guanylate cyclase domain-containing protein, translating into MSRFGSQGERSVAVAVIVGLLVSLLSGALLLMPSQFVQVLELNVSDFLFIRDGGPLLGTRAARNDIALVVWDAKSQEALGVPFPSLSQDLQLYQALIEGGARVVGDTRLLFSDTPGLESFMGSLATLDPQGLIERDASPGNAEWFVADQATLRRHIGHSPLLDPSVSDVTQFVRYYPLLSFDPVEGVDENMALKIARAMLGAPRAPDLDQIGRESGIAAIWALGSGLATEESLSPAVVEAGRHPQPYPLDAGHRVHWVVPPNPPARFLVSPAAFWISYTGPHGSYPTVSYVDALQGRAQSLAGKAVLVGEALVPGDTFPAPVSVSKRMYRVEIVAQAVQTILDGRFIETPPEAPPKAPSVIIAAIFGLAGALFVALFRPLRGSLAGVALLVMGLVAATFLYRSVTLADVVVAPGALISAQVLVGGYEYAREARARRRVADLFGRYVPRSVVARVVEQPEVQARALGGVTRDITVLFADIRGFTALSEHLAPDEVLSRLNEVLKVMVACAFRYEGTVDKYIGDAIMVLFNAPVDQTDHVERAVRTALDMQRAMAAEPNELGFGIGIHCGEAVVGTIGTPERLEYTAIGATVNLASRLCDTAKGGEVVVSDEVYRRLEGRLDARALPPIRVKNIDRELSMYVATGIHE; encoded by the coding sequence GTGAGCCGGTTCGGTTCGCAGGGCGAACGTTCGGTCGCGGTGGCGGTGATCGTCGGCCTGCTCGTATCACTGCTCAGCGGTGCGCTGCTGTTGATGCCGAGCCAGTTCGTCCAGGTGCTCGAGCTGAACGTCTCCGACTTCCTGTTCATTCGCGACGGTGGGCCTCTGCTCGGCACGCGCGCCGCCCGAAACGACATCGCGCTGGTCGTATGGGATGCGAAAAGCCAGGAAGCCCTCGGGGTCCCATTTCCCAGCCTGAGCCAGGACCTGCAGCTCTACCAGGCGCTGATCGAGGGCGGCGCACGCGTGGTGGGCGACACGCGCCTGCTGTTTTCGGATACACCGGGGCTCGAGTCCTTCATGGGCTCGCTGGCGACGCTCGACCCACAGGGGCTCATCGAGCGCGACGCGAGTCCGGGCAACGCGGAATGGTTCGTCGCGGACCAGGCCACGTTGCGGCGACACATCGGCCACAGCCCGCTCCTCGATCCGTCAGTCAGCGACGTCACGCAGTTCGTCCGCTACTATCCCCTCCTGAGCTTCGATCCCGTCGAGGGGGTCGACGAGAACATGGCGCTCAAGATCGCGCGAGCAATGCTCGGCGCGCCGCGGGCGCCCGACCTGGACCAGATCGGACGGGAGAGCGGGATCGCAGCCATCTGGGCGCTGGGCTCAGGACTCGCGACCGAGGAATCGCTGTCTCCGGCCGTAGTCGAAGCGGGCCGCCATCCCCAGCCTTACCCGCTGGATGCCGGGCACCGCGTTCACTGGGTGGTTCCGCCCAACCCACCGGCGCGTTTCCTCGTGTCTCCAGCCGCGTTCTGGATCAGCTACACAGGGCCGCACGGTAGTTATCCGACCGTCTCGTACGTCGACGCGCTCCAGGGTCGCGCGCAATCGCTCGCCGGAAAAGCCGTACTCGTCGGCGAGGCGCTGGTGCCGGGTGACACGTTTCCGGCGCCGGTGTCGGTCTCCAAGCGGATGTACCGGGTCGAGATTGTGGCCCAGGCGGTGCAAACCATCCTGGACGGTCGCTTCATCGAGACCCCGCCAGAGGCGCCGCCGAAGGCCCCGAGCGTGATCATCGCGGCCATTTTTGGGCTGGCTGGCGCGTTATTCGTTGCCCTATTCCGGCCGCTGCGCGGCAGTCTGGCCGGCGTGGCGCTGCTTGTCATGGGCCTGGTGGCGGCGACGTTTCTCTATCGGTCGGTCACCTTGGCCGACGTGGTGGTGGCGCCAGGTGCCCTGATTTCGGCGCAAGTGCTCGTCGGCGGCTATGAATACGCGCGCGAGGCCCGCGCGCGTCGACGCGTGGCAGACCTATTTGGCCGGTACGTTCCGCGTTCGGTCGTGGCCCGCGTAGTCGAGCAGCCCGAGGTACAGGCCCGCGCCCTCGGCGGGGTGACCCGCGACATCACCGTTCTTTTCGCCGACATTCGCGGCTTCACCGCGCTCTCCGAGCATCTTGCTCCTGATGAGGTGCTCTCCCGACTGAATGAGGTGTTGAAGGTGATGGTCGCATGCGCGTTCAGATACGAGGGGACCGTTGACAAGTACATCGGGGATGCCATCATGGTGCTCTTCAATGCGCCGGTCGATCAGACGGACCACGTGGAGCGTGCCGTGCGGACTGCGCTGGACATGCAGCGGGCCATGGCAGCAGAGCCGAACGAGCTGGGGTTCGGCATTGGCATCCATTGCGGTGAGGCCGTGGTCGGGACCATTGGCACGCCGGAGCGCCTGGAGTACACGGCGATCGGCGCGACGGTGAATTTGGCCTCCCGCCTGTGCGACACGGCGAAGGGCGGCGAAGTCGTCGTGTCTGACGAGGTGTACCGTCGCCTCGAGGGTCGCCTCGACGCGCGGGCCCTGCCCCCGATTCGAGTCAAGAACATCGATCGTGAGCTTTCGATGTACGTCGCAACGGGAATCCACGAGTAG
- a CDS encoding dienelactone hydrolase family protein — MREQMPTEDPVEQTVQLDLGEVRLEGTLVLPPGTRGVVLFAHGSGSSRFSPRNRFVARKLQEGGIGTLLLDLLTRQEEMIDARTGHLRFDIGLLAERVIGAADWLRTKADTRAMRIGYFGASTGAAAAIVAAAREPTWVSAIVSRGGRPDLAESDLRRVQTPTLLIVGGRDFEVLDLNRAALEQLPGVKALEIVPGATHLFEEPGALERVAELARGWFATYLGQMRDRARAA, encoded by the coding sequence ATGCGAGAGCAAATGCCGACCGAAGACCCGGTCGAACAAACTGTGCAGCTGGACCTGGGCGAAGTCAGGCTCGAAGGGACACTCGTGTTGCCGCCGGGCACGCGCGGCGTCGTGCTGTTCGCCCACGGCAGCGGGAGTAGTCGATTCAGTCCGCGAAACCGCTTCGTGGCGCGGAAGCTGCAAGAGGGCGGCATCGGGACGCTTCTCCTCGACCTGCTTACCAGGCAAGAGGAGATGATCGACGCGCGGACGGGACACCTGCGATTCGATATCGGTCTGCTCGCCGAACGAGTCATCGGCGCGGCCGACTGGCTTCGAACGAAGGCCGACACGCGAGCTATGCGAATCGGGTACTTCGGGGCAAGCACCGGCGCCGCCGCCGCGATCGTCGCTGCGGCCCGGGAGCCGACCTGGGTCTCCGCAATCGTCTCTCGTGGAGGACGGCCGGATCTCGCGGAATCCGATCTTCGCCGCGTGCAGACTCCCACATTGCTCATCGTCGGCGGTCGCGACTTCGAAGTTCTGGACCTCAACCGCGCGGCGCTCGAACAACTTCCCGGCGTCAAAGCCCTGGAGATCGTACCCGGCGCCACCCACCTCTTTGAAGAGCCGGGAGCCCTCGAGCGGGTCGCGGAGCTAGCGCGGGGCTGGTTCGCCACCTATCTCGGCCAAATGCGCGACCGTGCGCGGGCGGCCTGA
- a CDS encoding phosphoribosyltransferase family protein, translating to MDGEYRRVMGFRDRADAGRRLGRALSRFRGADTLVLGIPRGGVVVAAEVADELDAELNIVVARKLGAPDQPELAIGAVTANGGQYLNDELVLEIGVSQSYLDWVIDVETAEARRRDSTLRGRVPPARIKGRTVIVVDDGLATGATARAALRSVRKGEPAKLVLAVPVGARHTCDALRPEVDELVCLESPEWFPAVGAFYGYFEPTPDSEVRRLLEQAAARRSASRAGLDRSA from the coding sequence GTGGATGGGGAGTACAGACGGGTCATGGGGTTTCGCGATCGCGCCGATGCCGGACGGCGGCTGGGCCGAGCGCTTTCCCGATTCCGCGGCGCCGACACGCTCGTGCTGGGGATCCCCCGGGGCGGCGTCGTCGTCGCTGCTGAGGTTGCCGACGAGTTAGACGCGGAGCTGAACATCGTGGTGGCCAGGAAGCTTGGAGCGCCGGACCAGCCCGAATTGGCCATCGGGGCTGTCACCGCCAATGGCGGGCAGTACCTCAATGACGAGCTGGTCCTCGAGATCGGCGTGTCCCAGTCGTATCTCGATTGGGTCATCGACGTTGAAACGGCAGAGGCGCGCCGGCGCGATTCGACGCTTCGAGGTCGGGTACCGCCCGCCCGCATCAAAGGACGCACCGTGATCGTCGTCGACGACGGCCTGGCCACCGGCGCGACGGCGCGGGCGGCGCTGCGGTCGGTCAGGAAGGGGGAGCCGGCGAAGCTCGTGCTCGCTGTTCCCGTGGGGGCCCGGCATACCTGCGATGCGCTGCGGCCGGAGGTGGACGAGCTGGTGTGCCTGGAATCGCCCGAATGGTTCCCGGCGGTCGGCGCCTTCTATGGGTACTTCGAGCCAACGCCGGATTCCGAGGTCCGGCGCCTTCTGGAGCAGGCTGCCGCGCGGCGCTCGGCGAGCCGTGCGGGGCTGGATAGGAGCGCGTAG
- a CDS encoding BON domain-containing protein — MYQPENSDRSALTDEQRARLVDDELRNAEISLVVSVQGREVRLSGVVHSHTQRAHAVTIARRVLPGFRIVSEIAVRPPEPEPIPGDVVVRIHPDEPEVADRYVTDITQTTEQGLAFFPPTDPVVVPGERGLELRGGFSATSMDSLTENENASTPDEPGSRGDEAIADDIRRELAEDSMTAFLSIDVRVERGVATLSGTVRHLEDADAAEEVAARVPGVVDVRERLEVLGV; from the coding sequence ATGTACCAGCCGGAAAATTCAGACCGCTCGGCGCTCACCGATGAGCAGCGGGCCCGGCTCGTCGACGATGAGCTGCGCAACGCGGAGATCTCTCTGGTCGTCTCCGTCCAGGGGCGCGAGGTGAGATTGAGCGGCGTGGTCCATAGCCACACCCAGCGCGCGCACGCGGTAACCATCGCTCGACGCGTGCTGCCGGGATTCCGAATCGTGAGCGAGATCGCCGTTCGGCCTCCGGAGCCAGAGCCTATCCCGGGGGATGTCGTGGTGCGAATCCATCCAGACGAGCCCGAGGTGGCTGATCGCTACGTGACGGATATCACGCAGACGACGGAGCAGGGGCTCGCTTTCTTTCCGCCGACTGACCCGGTCGTGGTCCCCGGGGAGCGCGGTCTGGAGCTGCGCGGTGGGTTCAGTGCAACGTCAATGGACTCGCTCACCGAGAATGAGAACGCGAGCACGCCGGACGAACCGGGCTCGCGTGGCGATGAGGCGATCGCCGATGACATTCGGCGCGAGCTCGCGGAAGATTCGATGACCGCCTTCCTCTCGATCGACGTGCGTGTTGAGCGGGGCGTCGCGACGCTGAGTGGGACTGTCCGCCATTTGGAGGACGCGGACGCGGCCGAGGAAGTGGCCGCGCGGGTCCCGGGGGTCGTCGACGTCCGTGAGCGGCTGGAAGTGCTCGGCGTGTAG